AATCCTACACAAGATAAACTAAGGAAAATCGTAGAGGCTGCTCAATTTGGTATAGTTAGAAATCTTGAAGTCCATGCAGGGCATGGTCTTAATCTTCAAAATGTTGGTTTTATTGCAGATATTGAGGAAATAAGCGAACTAAATATTGGTCATTCAATAATTGCGAGATCTATAATTGTAGGGATAGAGAGAGCTGTCTCTGAAATGAAAGAAAGAATCCTACTTGGTGCTTAACACTCTAACTTGAATTATCCTGAAGCAATTCAATATCTCTCTTCTTTAATAGATAGAGAGAGAAAAAATATAAAATACGAAAAAGATTTAGAAAGGTTCAAAGAGAGCTTAGAAATATTCAAAAACCCTCAAAAGAGATTGAAAGGTTTTCTAATTGGAGGCACAAACGGGAAAGGGACAACAGCTCATATAATTGAGTCGATTTGCAGAAAAGCTGGTTATAAAACAGGTCTTTTTACTTCACCTCATTTAGTCTCTTACAGGGAAAGGATAAGAATAAATGGGGAACCAATTTCTAAGAGGAAATTCACTTCCCTTATTGAAGAAATTAAGAACAAGAAAGGAATTAATTTTTCTGTATTTGAAACTTTAACAACAATGGCTTTTTTGTTTTTTGAGAGAGAGAAAGTGAATTATTCAATCTTTGAGGTTGGACTTGGAGGAAGATTGGATGCGACAAATGTATTTGAGCCCAATGTTTCAATAATAACCTCTATAGGATTTGACCATACCCAAATACTTGGGGAAACTCTTTCTGAGATCGCAAGAGAGAAAGCAAAAATTTTAAGAGAAGATAGAATCAATATCTCCGGACCACAGAAAGAGGAAGTTATGCAAATTTTAAAGGAAGAGGTTAAAGGGAATATAGAATTTATAGAAGATGTAAGGATAACTAATCTTGACGAAAATGGAATGTTTTTCAAATTAGCTCACGAGGAATTCAAGACTAACCTCATTGGAGTAAAACAGGCTCTAAATGCTTCTTTGGGAATAACCGCTTGTAGAAAAATGGGGATAAATTTAAAAAAAGAAGAAATAAATGAAGCTCTTTTAAATCTTCAAATTCCAGGGCGTTTTCAAATTATAAATAGAAATCCATTTATAATTTTGGACGGAGCACACAATCCTGATTCAATAAAGGCTTTAAAAGAAACAATAGAAAAGGTTTTTGCAAGAAAAGTGGTTCTTCTTTTTTCTTGTCTTTCAGATAAAAATATTAAAGGGATGTTAACTGAAATAAAACCTGTAATAAAAAGATTTTATCCTACAGAAATATCCCATCCTAGAAGGACTACTTTAGAGGAAATAAAAAGAATCGCTCACGAATTGGAAATAGAGGTAGCTAATAATACAGAGGGGCTTCCCAAAAAAGACTTAGAAAAAGCTGTAAAGGAAGCTTCCCCGAAAGAAATAATAATTGTTACAGGTTCTTTCTATCTTCTTGGAGAAATTCTTGGAAAGGAGAAATAAATTTACCCTCTTGACAAAATTAAATTATTTATATCTTTCTTTTAGCAAATAAATTATTCTATCAAAAATTGCTTATGAAACTTAGGAAAGGAGGCGAAGTGAAAAAAGTCGCAGTATTTGTGGATGTTCAAAACATCCAACAGGTGTTTGAGAAACGTGGTGCAGAGATAAGATACGATAAATTAAAGAAATATCTTGAAGACAAATTCAAGAAAAAAAATGGAGAAGTAATTAAGTTCACTGCTCTCATACCTATAAGAGAGTTAGATGAGAATAGGCTCAAGTTAATTGATGCAATCTCTCTCTCCGGATACAGGGTTTTGATAAAAATGGCAAAAGACAGACCGGATGGGTCTGTAAAAGCCAATATGGATGTAGAAATGGCTCTTGAAGCCATTTCTATGGCGGATTATGTAGATGAGATTGTAATTGTAACTGGAGATAGTGACTTTGAGCCATTAATACATTTCCTTAGTAGAAAAGGGAAAAAAGTTCTTTTAATTGGTCCTGGAAGAGGACCAACAGCCATAGAAATAATAAGAGCAGCAGATGAATTTGAGAACTTAGACGAGATAGAAGGTATTGTCCTTGAAGGTTGACAAACATACTATTCCTGTTATAATTTAACTATCCAATTCCTCGGTAGCTCAAAGGCAGAGCGCCTGACTGTTAATCAGGAAGTTGCAGGTTCGAGTCCTGCCCGAGGAGCCATTTTGAACAATACGAACTGGGGATTTTCTGAAAATGGAA
This is a stretch of genomic DNA from candidate division WOR-3 bacterium. It encodes these proteins:
- a CDS encoding folylpolyglutamate synthase/dihydrofolate synthase family protein, whose product is MNYPEAIQYLSSLIDRERKNIKYEKDLERFKESLEIFKNPQKRLKGFLIGGTNGKGTTAHIIESICRKAGYKTGLFTSPHLVSYRERIRINGEPISKRKFTSLIEEIKNKKGINFSVFETLTTMAFLFFEREKVNYSIFEVGLGGRLDATNVFEPNVSIITSIGFDHTQILGETLSEIAREKAKILREDRINISGPQKEEVMQILKEEVKGNIEFIEDVRITNLDENGMFFKLAHEEFKTNLIGVKQALNASLGITACRKMGINLKKEEINEALLNLQIPGRFQIINRNPFIILDGAHNPDSIKALKETIEKVFARKVVLLFSCLSDKNIKGMLTEIKPVIKRFYPTEISHPRRTTLEEIKRIAHELEIEVANNTEGLPKKDLEKAVKEASPKEIIIVTGSFYLLGEILGKEK
- a CDS encoding NYN domain-containing protein, which gives rise to MKKVAVFVDVQNIQQVFEKRGAEIRYDKLKKYLEDKFKKKNGEVIKFTALIPIRELDENRLKLIDAISLSGYRVLIKMAKDRPDGSVKANMDVEMALEAISMADYVDEIVIVTGDSDFEPLIHFLSRKGKKVLLIGPGRGPTAIEIIRAADEFENLDEIEGIVLEG